The Metabacillus schmidteae genome has a segment encoding these proteins:
- a CDS encoding ABC transporter substrate-binding protein, producing MVMQSRKLLSIISSVALFTGIMSGCSGQEEKTTVSGNGVEQETLTILIDNQTQADGIKAIAEAFEEKYNIKTEFETRPGGSEGDNLVKTRLATGEMTDLVFYNSGSLLQALNPEQNFVDLKNEPFMEKILDDFKGSVSVKDKVFGIPATPTQAGGWLYNKRVYEELGLTIPRTWDELMANNEKIKEAGKTPVIGAFKDTWTSQLIVLSDNYNVLAENPEFPEDLTANKSKFSTTPAALRSFEKLEEVYKKGYFNEDFLATTYDAGAKMLADGTGVHYPMLTQSLAVLATNFPDKIQDIGFFAQPGDQTDKNGITIWMPMAIYINKNSEHIDAAKKWMEFYVSQEGVNLYSSKVKPEGPFAIEGAELPEDVYPAVKDMVQYFDTGSIAPALEFLSPIKGPSLEQITTQVGSGISTAKDGADLYDKDVEKQAKQIGLEGW from the coding sequence ATGGTTATGCAAAGCAGGAAATTATTATCTATCATTTCTTCTGTTGCACTTTTTACAGGAATCATGAGTGGTTGCAGTGGACAGGAAGAGAAGACAACAGTCAGTGGAAATGGTGTAGAACAGGAAACACTCACAATATTGATCGACAACCAAACTCAAGCGGATGGAATTAAAGCGATTGCCGAAGCGTTTGAAGAGAAATATAACATAAAAACAGAATTTGAAACACGACCAGGTGGTTCAGAAGGGGATAACTTAGTAAAAACAAGACTTGCGACAGGTGAAATGACAGATTTAGTTTTTTATAATTCAGGTTCACTTCTACAGGCACTTAACCCTGAACAGAATTTCGTTGACCTTAAGAATGAGCCATTTATGGAAAAGATTTTAGATGATTTTAAAGGTTCTGTAAGTGTAAAGGATAAGGTTTTCGGCATTCCGGCTACACCAACGCAAGCAGGTGGGTGGTTGTATAACAAAAGAGTATATGAGGAGCTTGGTCTTACTATTCCAAGAACGTGGGATGAGTTGATGGCGAACAATGAAAAAATTAAAGAAGCTGGTAAAACTCCTGTAATAGGTGCTTTTAAGGACACTTGGACATCTCAATTGATTGTCCTTTCAGATAACTATAATGTCCTAGCTGAAAATCCTGAATTTCCAGAAGATTTAACAGCAAATAAGTCAAAGTTCTCCACTACTCCTGCTGCACTTCGAAGCTTTGAGAAACTAGAAGAAGTTTATAAGAAAGGTTATTTCAATGAAGATTTCCTTGCAACGACTTATGATGCAGGTGCAAAAATGTTAGCTGATGGAACTGGTGTGCATTATCCAATGCTTACTCAATCATTAGCGGTCCTTGCTACAAATTTTCCGGACAAAATACAAGACATTGGATTTTTTGCTCAGCCGGGAGATCAGACTGACAAAAATGGAATAACCATTTGGATGCCGATGGCAATCTATATTAATAAGAATAGTGAACATATAGATGCAGCTAAGAAATGGATGGAGTTCTATGTTTCACAAGAAGGTGTTAATTTATATTCTTCCAAAGTAAAGCCAGAAGGTCCTTTTGCTATAGAAGGAGCAGAGCTACCTGAAGATGTATATCCGGCTGTTAAAGACATGGTTCAGTATTTTGATACTGGTAGTATTGCCCCAGCACTTGAATTCCTGAGTCCAATAAAAGGTCCAAGTCTGGAACAGATTACAACTCAAGTAGGAAGTGGAATAAGTACTGCAAAGGATGGAGCAGATTTATATGATAAGGACGTGGAGAAACAGGCAAAACAGATAGGTCTTGAGGGATGGTAA
- a CDS encoding ParM/StbA family protein: MKEEILIACDVGRHTSKALMNYDGKTFISMFRTKIQEVDRLGIEVQPGSYHIKYEGREYLIGDMVSEEYSSFDLDKTSLTQKVAVYTCITDLLQKAKLNPQNVILRLACNIPINMYKDANLKQRYKEFIENNGSSILFSVNQKTILFALTDVTIAFEGMGVVFKQMDNHKNQLTISIDIGGLNTTLCTFNGIQPNFDSMSVSNLGINVLKGKIGKAINERFGIAVSANDLEQILHNGFLSHRGVVNDDSKLLISKVKRDFFLNIIQFAQSRGYTFNNADIHFCGGGSLTLQEFIKEEFPNAKVVINPQFANLRSFQSILEVKYK; the protein is encoded by the coding sequence ATGAAAGAAGAAATATTAATAGCCTGCGATGTTGGCCGACACACAAGTAAAGCACTGATGAATTACGATGGAAAGACATTCATTTCCATGTTTCGCACAAAAATACAGGAGGTAGATCGCTTAGGAATAGAGGTTCAACCAGGCTCCTATCATATAAAATATGAAGGAAGGGAATACCTCATAGGAGACATGGTGAGCGAAGAATATAGTAGTTTCGACCTCGATAAAACTTCTCTTACTCAAAAAGTAGCAGTTTACACCTGTATCACAGACCTTCTTCAAAAAGCAAAACTAAATCCCCAAAATGTAATTCTTCGATTAGCTTGCAATATTCCCATCAATATGTACAAGGATGCAAACTTAAAACAGAGGTATAAGGAGTTTATTGAAAATAATGGGAGCAGTATATTGTTTTCAGTTAATCAAAAGACGATTTTATTTGCCCTAACGGATGTTACCATCGCTTTTGAAGGTATGGGAGTAGTTTTTAAACAAATGGATAATCACAAAAATCAATTAACGATTTCTATTGATATTGGAGGCTTAAATACAACTCTCTGCACATTTAACGGTATCCAACCAAATTTCGATAGCATGAGTGTAAGTAACTTAGGTATAAACGTACTGAAAGGTAAAATAGGTAAGGCCATTAATGAGCGATTTGGAATTGCCGTTTCAGCTAATGACTTAGAACAAATTCTTCACAACGGATTCCTTTCTCACCGTGGAGTTGTGAATGATGATAGTAAACTATTAATTTCAAAGGTTAAGCGAGATTTCTTTTTGAATATCATTCAATTTGCTCAAAGTCGAGGTTATACTTTCAACAATGCGGATATTCATTTTTGTGGAGGTGGTTCATTAACATTACAGGAATTCATAAAAGAGGAATTTCCGAATGCAAAAGTAGTAATCAATCCGCAATTTGCTAATCTCCGTAGTTTCCAAAGTATCTTAGAGGTTAAGTATAAATGA
- a CDS encoding glycosyl hydrolase 53 family protein: MKKTFCFLMMMILLVMPNSVWAQDSVLEKTSNQGKQNLEEKHTVVKNHNYRVALSLGQGVEETLKSGYIFKHGDTIASNQKELQQLYINAGANEMFVRINTKRYNDGDLSVDPEHAELHSLETGLNMCKIAADLDIPINPEIMLAYTYMDSFSQQAPNFKDYPELNKPNKPWSEYTLEEMNNVLTQYGELVASELLSAGCEVKYWNLGNEANFGFGGVNVGLKTAVNPELENKNLWDMYMLPSFGTEWLKENVWNYNGKMMAALAKGIKKVDRNAKFSTHITTAVADKTFATAYFKTLSKNGFKVDQAGISFYPTSMSYLQDPVATVKDMIVAINKEVKKPVFIAEYAFPSEEMTSGPFQDWDVPLNGYEITEEGQSQFTEDFIKWGMKNGVSGIRPWAPDLSLNHWGPMSLFTVDEEIKTINAKPVLDVYQTYFSKCYFGSGKKKRNTCDW, translated from the coding sequence TTGAAAAAAACTTTTTGCTTTTTAATGATGATGATTCTATTGGTTATGCCAAATTCTGTATGGGCACAAGACTCTGTTTTAGAGAAAACTAGTAATCAGGGAAAGCAAAACTTAGAAGAAAAGCACACTGTAGTAAAAAATCATAATTATAGAGTGGCTTTGTCACTAGGTCAGGGAGTAGAGGAAACTCTGAAATCGGGCTATATATTTAAACATGGAGATACCATAGCATCGAACCAAAAGGAACTTCAACAACTGTATATAAATGCAGGAGCCAATGAGATGTTTGTTAGAATTAATACTAAAAGATACAATGATGGAGATCTATCGGTAGATCCTGAGCACGCTGAGCTACACTCATTAGAAACTGGTCTCAATATGTGTAAGATTGCAGCAGATCTTGATATTCCAATAAATCCTGAGATCATGTTAGCGTACACTTATATGGATTCATTTAGTCAACAAGCACCGAATTTTAAAGATTATCCCGAATTAAATAAACCTAACAAACCATGGAGTGAATATACTCTTGAAGAAATGAATAATGTTCTTACACAGTATGGAGAATTGGTTGCGTCTGAGCTTCTTTCAGCGGGGTGTGAGGTAAAATATTGGAATTTAGGTAATGAAGCTAATTTTGGTTTCGGTGGAGTAAATGTTGGGCTGAAAACTGCTGTTAATCCTGAATTAGAGAATAAAAATCTTTGGGACATGTACATGCTTCCGTCCTTTGGTACAGAATGGCTTAAAGAAAATGTGTGGAACTATAATGGGAAAATGATGGCAGCTTTAGCAAAAGGAATAAAGAAAGTTGATCGTAATGCAAAGTTTTCAACGCATATCACAACAGCAGTTGCGGATAAAACATTTGCAACCGCTTATTTCAAAACTTTGTCCAAAAATGGATTTAAGGTTGATCAGGCGGGTATCAGTTTTTATCCAACTTCAATGAGCTATTTACAAGACCCGGTAGCAACTGTAAAAGACATGATTGTAGCGATAAATAAAGAAGTAAAAAAACCTGTATTTATCGCTGAATATGCGTTTCCATCTGAAGAAATGACTAGTGGCCCATTTCAGGATTGGGATGTCCCGCTTAATGGATATGAAATTACTGAAGAAGGTCAATCACAGTTTACAGAGGATTTTATTAAGTGGGGGATGAAAAATGGTGTAAGCGGCATTCGTCCTTGGGCACCTGATTTGTCTCTAAATCACTGGGGGCCAATGTCTTTGTTCACTGTTGATGAAGAAATAAAGACAATCAATGCGAAACCAGTATTAGATGTTTATCAAACTTATTTTTCTAAGTGTTATTTTGGAAGTGGAAAGAAAAAAAGGAATACGTGTGATTGGTAA
- a CDS encoding sulfite exporter TauE/SafE family protein: MEYILLLVGGLLAGTIGSLVGLGGGIVIVPLLIGLGAISFIDVTPQITVGTSMITVFITGLSSTLAYMKQKQVDYKSSLYLFIGSGPGSILGSWFNRYFNDDSFSLYFGFFIILVAILLMVKNKIKPIGQQNKSTVTRTIITPEGKQITYGINLALAIPIACLVGFLSGLFGIGGGSLLVPAMIILFSFPPHIAIASSMMIVFLSAILSSITHISLGNVNWLFVLFLLPGAWFGGKLGAYLNTRLSSNVLVMILRVVLIIVGIRMIF; this comes from the coding sequence ATGGAATACATCTTATTATTAGTTGGAGGACTTCTGGCTGGTACAATTGGAAGCCTTGTCGGATTAGGTGGAGGAATAGTTATCGTTCCTCTATTAATAGGACTTGGTGCTATATCGTTCATTGATGTAACGCCACAAATAACAGTAGGCACCTCTATGATTACTGTTTTCATTACAGGTCTGTCATCTACGCTTGCTTATATGAAACAAAAACAAGTTGATTATAAAAGCAGTCTTTATCTTTTTATTGGTAGTGGACCAGGAAGTATATTGGGATCATGGTTCAATCGTTATTTCAATGATGATTCCTTTTCTTTATATTTTGGTTTTTTTATTATTCTTGTTGCTATTCTGCTTATGGTAAAAAACAAGATCAAGCCTATAGGACAACAAAACAAATCAACTGTCACTCGTACCATAATTACCCCTGAAGGAAAACAAATTACCTATGGAATTAATTTGGCATTAGCAATACCAATTGCATGTTTGGTTGGATTTTTATCTGGCTTATTTGGAATAGGTGGTGGATCATTACTTGTACCGGCAATGATTATACTTTTTTCTTTCCCACCACACATAGCAATCGCAAGTTCAATGATGATTGTGTTCCTTTCTGCCATACTTAGTTCAATCACACACATATCATTGGGAAATGTTAATTGGTTGTTTGTCTTATTTCTATTACCTGGGGCATGGTTTGGTGGAAAGTTAGGAGCTTATCTTAATACAAGGTTAAGTAGCAATGTTCTAGTCATGATCCTTCGTGTAGTGTTAATTATTGTTGGAATTCGTATGATATTTTAA
- a CDS encoding carbohydrate ABC transporter permease — protein sequence MSNYEMIPSTSKHIITDKREGKTWRKVRGFIIELFGVLGTLVIFGIPFYFVIVNAFKNTKESSLLNMDWPSSFHFIENVQAVLSAQDGMIVRAFFNSVMITGGSIILLILFGGAAGYVLQRKVSKATPFFNFLLLAGLIIPPAVVPTILVLQGISLFKTMPGIILVEVALNLPFTILLYRGFMVTIPKQLDEAALIDGCGRFKLFFRIILPLLKPVSSTVIVLTAVNVYNDFVNPLYFFPGSENATLQLTLYNFMSMYNTQWNLLFTNVLLISIPPLILFILFNKRIVAGMTAGSIK from the coding sequence ATGAGTAATTATGAAATGATTCCCTCCACAAGTAAGCACATTATAACTGACAAAAGGGAAGGAAAAACATGGCGGAAAGTAAGAGGTTTTATAATAGAACTCTTTGGAGTCTTAGGAACGTTAGTAATTTTCGGTATACCTTTTTATTTTGTCATTGTTAATGCTTTTAAGAATACAAAGGAATCTTCTTTGTTAAACATGGATTGGCCAAGTTCGTTCCATTTTATCGAAAATGTTCAAGCGGTACTTAGTGCACAGGATGGAATGATTGTTCGGGCATTTTTTAACAGCGTTATGATAACAGGCGGTTCGATCATTCTCTTAATATTATTTGGAGGTGCTGCAGGATACGTATTACAAAGGAAGGTAAGTAAAGCAACTCCTTTCTTTAATTTCCTTCTATTGGCAGGTCTCATAATTCCTCCTGCAGTAGTTCCTACAATATTGGTATTACAAGGAATTAGTCTCTTTAAAACAATGCCAGGCATTATTTTAGTTGAAGTGGCACTAAACTTACCATTTACTATTTTGTTATATAGAGGATTTATGGTGACAATTCCTAAGCAACTTGATGAAGCTGCACTAATAGACGGCTGTGGTAGGTTTAAATTGTTTTTTCGAATAATCTTGCCTTTATTAAAGCCGGTATCTTCAACTGTCATTGTGTTAACTGCAGTGAACGTTTATAACGATTTTGTAAATCCATTGTATTTTTTTCCTGGATCCGAAAACGCTACTCTGCAATTAACTCTTTACAATTTTATGAGCATGTACAATACACAATGGAATTTGCTCTTTACAAATGTCCTATTAATATCGATCCCTCCTCTCATTCTCTTTATTTTATTTAATAAAAGAATTGTAGCTGGAATGACTGCTGGATCTATCAAATAA
- a CDS encoding LysR family transcriptional regulator, with the protein MEFQHLRQFKVIAELEHMTRASEKLHVAQPALSKIIRILEDELKVKLFDRVGKNIKLNQNGHILLKYTNEIMCALDDVKKEMSDVNEQQDNRVVILMYAASKLLPKILLDIKKQYPEYKFIIKQHETEKEINADLFIYSTKEKVHESNVVTLLEEEILLAVPNDHAFASKQNIRLEEAASESFISLQTGKDLRDITTSYCRMAGFEPEIILESDDPATVRGFIGVGLGIAFLPAITWGGGVDNSIKLLSIANIPCNRYINLSFKKGRYQSRATKVVCQHIVEFFKSLQKDDV; encoded by the coding sequence ATGGAATTTCAACATTTACGTCAATTTAAAGTTATTGCAGAATTAGAGCACATGACAAGGGCAAGTGAAAAATTACACGTTGCTCAGCCTGCTCTTAGTAAGATTATTCGAATCTTAGAAGATGAACTTAAGGTCAAGTTATTTGATCGAGTAGGCAAAAATATAAAACTAAATCAGAATGGTCATATTCTTTTAAAATACACAAACGAGATTATGTGTGCACTTGATGATGTGAAAAAAGAGATGTCAGATGTTAATGAACAACAAGATAATAGAGTGGTGATACTGATGTACGCTGCTTCCAAATTGCTTCCGAAAATTCTTCTCGATATAAAAAAGCAGTATCCTGAATATAAGTTCATTATCAAACAACATGAGACTGAAAAAGAAATAAATGCTGATTTATTCATATATTCAACGAAAGAGAAAGTACACGAATCAAATGTCGTTACTCTATTAGAAGAGGAGATATTATTGGCAGTTCCAAACGATCACGCTTTTGCTTCAAAACAAAATATTAGGTTAGAAGAAGCTGCTTCGGAATCTTTTATTAGTTTGCAGACAGGAAAGGATCTAAGAGATATTACAACATCTTATTGCCGTATGGCTGGATTTGAACCAGAGATAATATTAGAAAGTGATGACCCAGCTACTGTTAGAGGGTTTATAGGTGTTGGTCTTGGAATTGCTTTTCTACCAGCAATTACTTGGGGTGGAGGAGTGGATAACAGCATAAAACTCTTGTCAATCGCAAATATTCCATGCAATCGGTATATAAATCTTTCCTTTAAAAAAGGGAGATACCAATCAAGGGCGACAAAAGTGGTATGCCAGCATATCGTTGAATTTTTTAAATCACTCCAAAAAGATGATGTTTAA
- a CDS encoding Cthe_2314 family HEPN domain-containing protein, producing MLCITIKSPGKQGQSVQYYPHFEEKHYSNFYNFTYFVDVFFLQSSTVYETIGHLLFKLFDFESNEDNPRDQISFNNAIFKLKEINRPLYKDLNKVKYSDDFQFGVRMRNDIAHNHPPYRIDSGISKSEGLIAFGVGEYTTTNEIKKVMIGLLRSIKATFKVLEKHLRLK from the coding sequence ATGCTATGTATTACTATTAAGTCACCAGGTAAACAAGGACAATCGGTTCAATATTACCCTCACTTTGAGGAAAAACATTACAGTAACTTTTATAACTTCACTTATTTTGTGGACGTGTTCTTTTTACAATCTTCTACCGTATATGAAACTATTGGTCATTTGTTGTTTAAACTGTTTGACTTTGAAAGCAATGAAGACAATCCAAGAGACCAAATAAGTTTCAATAATGCAATTTTTAAACTCAAAGAAATAAACCGTCCTCTATACAAAGACTTAAATAAAGTAAAATACTCTGATGACTTTCAATTTGGAGTACGCATGAGGAACGACATTGCACACAATCACCCACCATACCGCATAGATTCTGGAATCTCTAAGTCAGAAGGATTAATCGCTTTTGGTGTGGGTGAATACACAACTACAAATGAAATTAAAAAGGTAATGATTGGTCTTTTAAGAAGTATCAAAGCAACTTTTAAAGTGCTTGAAAAACACCTACGATTAAAATAA
- the brxL gene encoding protease Lon-related BREX system protein BrxL, translating into MNEVNTLELDKKLNSVFAGRVVRKDLTKLIKEGANVPVYVLEYLLGMYAATDDDESIQEGVARVKKILSENFVRPDEAEKIKSKIRETGQYSIIDKITVRLNPKRDTYEAEFSNLGLKDVPISSSYVKEFDKLLAGGIWCMLKMDYYYDEEQKNMSPFSISNLKPIQMPNMDLSEIINGRQEFTKEEWIDILIRSTGMEPTQINDRVKWHLLLRLVPLVENNYNVCELGPRGTGKSHVYKEISPNSILVSGGQTTVANLFYNMSSRTVGLVGMWDVVAFDEVAGIKFKDKDGIQIMKDYMASGSFARGKEEKTASASMVFVGNINQSVDSLIKTSHLFAPFPEGMNNDSAFFDRMHYYLPGWEIPKMRPDFFTDRCGFIVDYLAEYFREMRKRSFGDSIDQFFKLGNNLNQRDVIGVRKTVSGLMKLLYPHGEYTREDVEEVLQYALEGRRRVKEQLKKIGGMEFYDVMFSYIDKETLQEEHVSVPEQGGGKLIPEGMGRPGHVYTVGVGESGMIGVFKLENQVVSGSGKFEKSGVGSNRAVKESLDTAYRYFTANSKSISGTISIKTKDYLMHIADLQGIGLTPQLAVAELIGLCSGALEKPLQESTVVLGNMTVGGTIEKVEELANVLQVCVDAGAKKVLIPASSVVDFQTVPSDLLIKVQPIFYADPIDAVFKALGVS; encoded by the coding sequence GTGAATGAAGTAAATACGCTTGAATTAGATAAGAAATTGAATTCAGTCTTTGCAGGTCGTGTAGTAAGAAAAGATCTTACAAAGCTCATTAAAGAGGGGGCAAATGTACCTGTATATGTACTTGAATACCTTTTAGGAATGTATGCGGCCACTGATGATGATGAAAGCATTCAAGAAGGAGTAGCAAGAGTTAAGAAAATCCTGTCTGAGAATTTTGTAAGACCAGACGAAGCAGAGAAGATTAAAAGTAAAATTCGGGAGACTGGTCAGTATTCAATCATTGACAAGATAACAGTTCGATTAAACCCTAAAAGGGATACCTATGAAGCAGAATTCTCAAACTTAGGATTAAAGGATGTTCCAATTTCATCAAGCTACGTTAAAGAGTTTGATAAACTATTAGCTGGGGGCATCTGGTGTATGTTAAAAATGGACTATTATTACGATGAAGAACAGAAGAATATGAGTCCATTTAGCATTAGTAATCTAAAACCAATTCAAATGCCAAATATGGATCTAAGCGAAATCATTAACGGGAGACAAGAATTTACAAAAGAAGAGTGGATTGACATTTTAATTCGTTCAACAGGAATGGAACCTACTCAAATTAATGATCGTGTGAAATGGCATTTATTGCTACGTCTTGTTCCATTGGTAGAAAATAATTACAATGTGTGTGAGTTAGGGCCAAGAGGAACAGGTAAAAGCCATGTCTATAAGGAAATCTCTCCAAACTCTATACTTGTGTCAGGTGGGCAAACAACTGTCGCAAATCTTTTTTATAATATGTCTTCAAGAACAGTTGGCCTTGTAGGTATGTGGGATGTTGTAGCATTTGATGAAGTGGCAGGTATTAAGTTTAAGGATAAAGACGGTATTCAAATCATGAAGGATTATATGGCAAGTGGATCTTTTGCCAGAGGGAAAGAAGAAAAAACAGCATCAGCATCTATGGTTTTTGTTGGTAATATCAATCAAAGTGTTGATTCTTTAATAAAAACTTCACATCTATTTGCCCCATTTCCAGAAGGAATGAATAATGATTCGGCTTTCTTTGATCGAATGCACTATTATCTACCTGGATGGGAGATCCCAAAAATGCGACCAGATTTCTTCACAGATCGCTGTGGGTTTATCGTCGATTATTTAGCCGAGTATTTTAGGGAAATGAGAAAGCGATCATTTGGCGACTCGATTGATCAATTCTTTAAACTTGGCAACAATTTAAACCAACGTGATGTCATTGGGGTAAGAAAAACTGTCTCAGGTCTTATGAAGTTATTGTATCCTCATGGGGAATATACAAGAGAGGATGTTGAAGAAGTTCTCCAATATGCTCTTGAAGGTCGTAGACGTGTAAAAGAACAACTAAAGAAAATCGGTGGAATGGAATTTTATGATGTGATGTTCTCTTACATAGACAAAGAAACCCTACAAGAAGAACACGTATCCGTTCCTGAACAGGGTGGAGGTAAACTTATACCAGAAGGCATGGGTAGACCAGGACACGTCTATACAGTAGGTGTCGGTGAATCTGGAATGATAGGTGTTTTTAAACTTGAAAATCAAGTGGTTTCTGGTTCAGGTAAATTTGAAAAATCAGGTGTTGGTTCTAACCGAGCAGTTAAGGAGAGTTTAGATACAGCTTATCGATATTTTACTGCAAACAGTAAAAGCATAAGTGGTACGATATCGATTAAAACAAAAGACTACCTGATGCACATTGCTGATTTGCAAGGAATCGGACTAACCCCTCAATTAGCCGTTGCTGAATTAATTGGATTATGTTCGGGGGCTTTAGAAAAGCCTTTGCAAGAAAGTACCGTTGTTTTGGGGAACATGACAGTTGGAGGAACAATTGAAAAGGTTGAAGAACTGGCAAATGTCCTACAGGTTTGTGTGGATGCGGGAGCTAAGAAAGTTTTAATCCCTGCTTCATCGGTTGTAGACTTTCAAACCGTTCCATCGGATTTGCTTATAAAAGTACAACCAATTTTCTATGCCGATCCAATTGATGCGGTGTTTAAGGCTTTGGGTGTAAGTTAA
- a CDS encoding GDSL-type esterase/lipase family protein: protein MSGKQWFEMLGDPIANEVMQAFFRFEREEKLTRYKHLNQKVRSGQILFVGSSLMEQFPINELQQSLENRYIIYNRGVGGFLTTDLLSNMETCIFALKPSKIFINIGSNDISLPDYKKENLIANYEKILYQIKERLPECMVYIMAYYPVNAEVHNSSNGNHNVELFKTRNNPNILDANKSLALLAKNLDYEFVNVNEGLVDKKGNLKETFTIEGFHMWPNAYSVIFKNLLKYL, encoded by the coding sequence ATGTCAGGTAAACAATGGTTTGAGATGCTTGGGGACCCTATAGCAAATGAGGTAATGCAAGCATTTTTTAGGTTTGAGAGAGAAGAAAAATTGACACGATATAAGCATTTAAACCAAAAGGTTCGCAGTGGACAAATTTTGTTCGTTGGTTCATCTTTAATGGAACAATTCCCCATTAATGAACTTCAACAATCGCTTGAGAATCGCTATATTATTTACAATCGTGGTGTTGGAGGGTTCTTAACAACTGATCTTTTGTCAAACATGGAAACATGCATTTTTGCCTTAAAACCTTCAAAAATATTTATTAACATAGGTTCAAACGATATCAGTTTACCAGACTATAAAAAAGAAAATCTGATTGCAAACTATGAGAAGATATTATACCAAATAAAAGAAAGATTACCTGAATGCATGGTATATATTATGGCTTATTATCCTGTTAATGCAGAAGTACATAATTCTTCAAATGGAAATCATAATGTAGAATTATTTAAAACAAGAAATAACCCCAATATTTTAGATGCCAATAAATCATTAGCATTACTAGCAAAAAATCTTGACTACGAATTTGTCAATGTTAATGAGGGATTAGTAGATAAGAAAGGCAACCTAAAAGAGACATTTACAATTGAAGGTTTTCATATGTGGCCCAATGCATATTCAGTAATTTTTAAGAATCTATTAAAATACCTATAG
- a CDS encoding carbohydrate ABC transporter permease yields the protein MEKLTNKTYTYTFLLPAGVVYFVFFLLPTIMSLFFSMTWWTLTDWKFIGLENFITFLSEPSLNIGFKNTIIYAVITCVLKVVLGLLLGVFLSTKLKTVGFIRSMVFFPTLLSTIAVGIAFTMLMHPSQGMINLALGVIGIAGPDWLGDTRIALLSVAMVDVWKGVGMATVIFIAGIMSIPEDYYEALMIDGGNSWHKFKNIILPLSRPAMNTVIILAFIGGLRTFDLIWAMTKGGPGFSTDLIASIIYKQYQAGFYGLSTAGNVILFILVSVLAFPLYAYLNKKEVDL from the coding sequence ATGGAAAAGTTAACAAATAAAACTTATACGTACACTTTTTTATTACCTGCTGGAGTTGTTTATTTTGTCTTCTTCTTATTACCGACGATTATGTCTCTTTTTTTCAGTATGACTTGGTGGACATTAACTGATTGGAAATTCATAGGTCTTGAAAATTTCATTACTTTTCTATCAGAACCTTCTCTGAATATTGGTTTCAAAAATACAATCATTTATGCGGTCATTACATGTGTATTAAAAGTTGTTCTTGGATTACTGCTTGGTGTGTTTTTGAGTACAAAGCTAAAAACAGTAGGGTTTATCCGCTCAATGGTATTCTTTCCAACCTTGTTAAGCACAATCGCTGTCGGAATAGCTTTTACAATGCTAATGCATCCTTCACAAGGAATGATTAATTTAGCACTAGGAGTAATTGGAATCGCTGGACCGGATTGGTTAGGAGACACGCGTATTGCCTTACTTTCTGTTGCAATGGTAGATGTATGGAAAGGTGTGGGGATGGCAACCGTTATTTTTATCGCGGGGATTATGTCAATTCCGGAAGACTATTATGAAGCTTTAATGATTGATGGTGGTAACTCGTGGCACAAATTTAAAAATATTATCCTACCCCTTAGTCGCCCTGCTATGAACACGGTGATTATATTAGCATTTATAGGTGGATTACGCACATTTGATTTAATTTGGGCAATGACCAAAGGGGGGCCGGGCTTTAGTACAGATTTAATTGCATCGATCATCTATAAACAGTATCAAGCAGGATTTTATGGTTTATCAACAGCTGGAAACGTTATTTTATTCATACTTGTTTCTGTGTTAGCCTTCCCTTTATACGCTTATCTAAATAAAAAAGAGGTGGATTTATAA